Below is a window of Bombus pyrosoma isolate SC7728 linkage group LG14, ASM1482585v1, whole genome shotgun sequence DNA.
GCAACGAGAAGATTGTGAAATCACGGGAGGAAGATAACAAAATCAGCGACGACGAGGTGGCCTGGAAACCTACGATTCCGGAAGAAAAATCAATGGAAAGACTAAACGAGAAAAACACACAAAAACATTCGCCGGAATCGAATCAACAGCCAGAAGAGAGTGATGACTCTGACTCCGATTATTTTGTCGACCCGAAAGATAATATATTAGGTAGCTTGAATGATACAATAACGAGAATAAAGGAGATAAAACTCGAAGACGACGTGATACAGTATCAGTGCACTTTGTGTTTGCAAAATTACGATAAGCTGACCGGTGTCTTGTTGCATACTATAGACAATCATGTGCCGAGTAGCGGTCCATTCTTTTGCGTGGTATGCGAGAAAGACTGTCAGAGTCATAGAGAATTGCGTGCGCATGTTAAAACGCATAGAGGCCAGTTCCCTTATTCCTGTTTCATATGCAACAAAGCTTACACGATGAAGAGGTATTTAAAGAGGCATATGGTGTGTCACACGGAGTTTCATAGGCATCGTTGTCCAAAATGTGGCCTCAGATTCAAAGTTAAATCAGAGTTAGAAACCCACATTACGACACACATACGCGGTGCGCCTTACTCCTGTAGTCAATGTCCACGACTGTTCAATCATAAAGGTAACTATAAGCGGCATTTGATTACTCACTTGGATCCGCAAGGTCTTCACTTACCCAAGTATCCTTGTAAAGTTTGTGGAAAAAGATTTCTAAATAATCGCACTTTAGAGACACATATGCGCGTTCACACAGGTGAAAAACCGTTCAAATGCGAGATATGTGGACGGTCGTTCTCTCAACAAGGAAATTTGTTGAATCATGTAAGAATCCACTCAAACCCGCGAAGCTACACGTGCGAGGTTTGCGGAAAGCGATTCAACCAAAGGGCCACTCTGAGAGATCATAGTCTTCTACACACTGGAGAAAAACCATATGTTTGTAATGTTTGCGGAATAGCGTTTACTTTTAGCGCTGCGTTGAGACGCCACATGTGGACTCATACTGGTGGAAAACCATTCGGATGTGAAATTTGTAGTGCTCGTTTCGTGGGCAAATATGATTTGCGACGACATATGAGGATACACACGGATAGACcgagaacgaaacgaagaaaaaacgTGATCAAATCGAACAATGAACAGGAAGCaattaaagaagaagatgTTACAGTTTCGGAACATCCTGATACAGAGACCGTTTTAATAGAACAAGTTTTGTTAACGCAAAACGTTACGCAGGTTGTACAACAAGAGTCCGAGAAAGAAAATGTCGATGCACTTTTTAATCTTATACAATATGGTTAATAGAACCTCTTTTTACCACGCTTGGATCACATAAGTACTGATTCtgacttttttaatttaacatttattagtattaatttaataatattaataataagaatacgcagtttttcgttttgtaattaattatcataaacattaattgaaaaatatcaaaaaagcATCTCTAAATTGCCGttataaactttatatttgatgaaaatattacattactatatttttagaaaacgttgtatatttttatcaaataagtgtatataattattatttaacgttaacGATGATTATTTGTGATTCTAGAAATTCGTGATCTTGCAAAATGTtagaaagtaaaagatatatgCTTTCTATAATTTCTGTTCATAATATTTCTCTCATGAAGCTTatgtttaacaattttttatttttacaaactcTTCATCCATGTAGATGTAAcacaacaaaaatatttaaacgttataaattatgtacacttttatttttagtttcattCGAATCAATATGGAAAGGTATTATAGAAATGGtggataaatgtattttagtTGTCTAAGATGTGTTGATGTGTAAATTGTATTAAGTTAGACAATTATCTTTATCCTCTATTCTCCTATGATCATACACGTGAATGTACACAATAGATATATACAACAGATTCACAATGTGATccacaaaatataattatatatttcaacaCATTTGCTGTTTGTGTTCCTATATCATgagtttgtaaaataaatgcattctcatattaatttatagatatatttcacGACAGTATCTGAAAAATGAGCGAATGTATATGACAACAAAATGAATCATTGGGAAGCGtagaaacatatttcaaaattgttgTTGATCAGTGGTAAAagtatgaatgaaaaaaatgtaatgtataagataataatgaaagttatttatattatattatttattaatattagacaCGTGTAGTATGagataaacataaaatatgtactttgAAATACCAAAATATATAGatcataattcattttatcagCATAGTTGGATGAAATCGACCTGATTTTTCTTTAGTtgttcaattataattaaagtaataatgCAAACGTAAATGGTACACATGTGCGAAAAAAAGGTTTATTGTAATGCAGCTTTTTGACCATACTTTTTTGTATGAATATATAAGAGTAGTAAAATTGATggaaaatagatattatttaagtaatctgaaattgaattcaatgaaattcataaatctaattacataatattaccatatctAATTACCATGTAGCTTAAAGGAAATCTATATGATTCGTGtagttataattttgtaaaagacTGTGGATgttttagataaatataattttattaattttttaaatgctgAGAATAGGACTAATAACAAGTGTCAATGGTTATTGTCATCTCTTTAATTGacataaagatatattatttaaaaattgtgttcaaaattattagatttaatttgcacatgcaaatataatataaaacatttgcaCATGTCTAATAGTAATAGAtactacatatttatttttaaaataatggtCTGTGCAGTTGATTTAAGATTAATATATACCAAAATGTTTTCAACACagaagtattatattttcaaatatatataagattttttcttttaaggaaaaatcaaatttttttcatatttgatCGAAAGTGTAttccatattatttttataattgcacAAATTAATATGCAATGATCACTGAGAGTAACGAATATTGtataaagtatgtatataatgctctttatattatattatatacagtatattttaaaacctATGATTTGCTATTACAACTTCACAAATATTTAGAtgtatcgaataataatagataagaTACTCGTGAGTGAGGAAATGTCACTACACATctgtaaatttatgtatttttcaagTCTAAAAAagatttgaattatttaatatactgcT
It encodes the following:
- the LOC122575202 gene encoding zinc finger protein 37 homolog is translated as MNWEISCADMCRACMKVDGVLLPMYDDDTISQKNLPNKLAELASIQIDRFDGLPNMLCAKCAYRTDAFYDFKLQVQATERKLRKMFETHIRYNIKEEAVGNDFEQDCSEQSDELLEIKLLDNKEDIRPINGTDSSEEFLSERITINDKGEQALELDVSDLVEENGEFNKASISGLKGIIISKLSGAEIDQDKRLKNEIPDEISKILESQQLDYTIMYIPEDVSLEHVEHVNTQNTLSCDTVIKLDDSKKITEADCNGELLHETVDNEEFLNAVCNEKIVKSREEDNKISDDEVAWKPTIPEEKSMERLNEKNTQKHSPESNQQPEESDDSDSDYFVDPKDNILGSLNDTITRIKEIKLEDDVIQYQCTLCLQNYDKLTGVLLHTIDNHVPSSGPFFCVVCEKDCQSHRELRAHVKTHRGQFPYSCFICNKAYTMKRYLKRHMVCHTEFHRHRCPKCGLRFKVKSELETHITTHIRGAPYSCSQCPRLFNHKGNYKRHLITHLDPQGLHLPKYPCKVCGKRFLNNRTLETHMRVHTGEKPFKCEICGRSFSQQGNLLNHVRIHSNPRSYTCEVCGKRFNQRATLRDHSLLHTGEKPYVCNVCGIAFTFSAALRRHMWTHTGGKPFGCEICSARFVGKYDLRRHMRIHTDRPRTKRRKNVIKSNNEQEAIKEEDVTVSEHPDTETVLIEQVLLTQNVTQVVQQESEKENVDALFNLIQYG